The Nanoarchaeota archaeon genome includes a region encoding these proteins:
- a CDS encoding COG1361 S-layer family protein, whose amino-acid sequence MKIKKIIALILLAVAVCIPSSYAGAEDYSAISISLVNQDPDPAIAGNIMDLRLGVENTGSTSANNFMLELEPKYPFALVPGDDPAQNLGTINAYQMGSQNLRIAKYRVNVDKNAFAGTYELNLKYYEADSNIVVYKKLAIAVRAKESAEIIHIDQTLLVPGKQTRIKFTINNVGNSPLSDLTFSWENPDKIILPVGSDNTKYIKYIGIGDSAEVEYQVIADTNAVLGLYQLNLRLTYAQSGNSSAKTISTIAGVYVGGETDFDVAFSDSSSGSTSFSIANVGSTPANSVSVSVPPQMGWSVSGSNSVMIGNLNKGDYTVASFKLQSSRSNSTSTGNMAFQNRRAAIANATFNATQDRFAQMSANSSAGAIAIQVAYTDTMGARHVLEKSVTLGAQSNLTASGSAFLQGSARSAPSSTSSPYTNYIIAIAVLVALAFAYREYKKRKNTLSSPRLGAHPQKY is encoded by the coding sequence ATGAAAATTAAAAAAATTATTGCTTTGATATTGTTGGCAGTGGCGGTGTGCATTCCGTCATCTTATGCCGGCGCGGAAGACTATAGTGCGATTTCCATCAGTCTTGTGAATCAGGACCCTGATCCGGCTATTGCAGGAAATATTATGGATTTGCGTTTGGGTGTGGAGAATACCGGAAGCACTTCTGCAAATAACTTTATGCTCGAACTTGAACCCAAATATCCGTTTGCACTTGTTCCTGGAGATGATCCGGCTCAAAATCTGGGAACTATCAATGCATACCAAATGGGCAGCCAAAATCTAAGAATAGCAAAATACCGTGTTAATGTTGATAAGAACGCCTTTGCAGGAACCTATGAATTGAACCTAAAATATTATGAGGCTGATTCAAATATTGTAGTTTACAAGAAGCTGGCCATCGCAGTCCGGGCCAAAGAGAGCGCGGAAATAATTCACATCGATCAGACATTGCTTGTTCCGGGAAAACAGACCCGCATAAAATTTACAATCAACAATGTCGGAAACTCTCCTTTGAGCGACCTGACATTCAGCTGGGAGAATCCGGATAAAATAATTCTTCCTGTTGGAAGCGATAATACAAAATACATTAAGTATATAGGTATCGGCGACAGCGCCGAGGTCGAATATCAGGTAATTGCGGATACAAATGCAGTTCTTGGATTGTACCAGTTAAATCTGCGCTTAACCTACGCACAGTCAGGGAACAGTTCGGCAAAAACAATTTCAACAATTGCCGGTGTTTATGTCGGCGGAGAAACCGATTTTGATGTGGCTTTTTCAGACAGCTCAAGCGGCTCGACATCATTCAGCATTGCAAATGTAGGGAGCACGCCTGCAAACTCAGTTTCAGTAAGTGTACCTCCACAAATGGGCTGGAGTGTTAGCGGCTCAAATTCAGTTATGATAGGAAACCTGAATAAAGGAGATTACACTGTTGCAAGCTTCAAACTGCAGTCTTCAAGGAGCAATTCGACTTCAACCGGCAATATGGCTTTTCAGAACAGGCGCGCTGCGATAGCTAATGCGACATTCAATGCAACGCAGGACAGGTTCGCGCAAATGTCGGCTAATAGCTCGGCAGGCGCGATTGCGATTCAAGTCGCGTATACAGATACTATGGGAGCAAGGCACGTTCTCGAAAAGAGCGTTACTTTGGGTGCCCAAAGCAATTTGACTGCAAGCGGCAGTGCGTTTTTACAAGGCAGTGCAAGAAGCGCGCCAAGCAGTACATCATCGCCATACACCAACTATATTATTGCAATAGCGGTGCTGGTTGCTCTGGCTTTCGCTTACAGGGAATATAAGAAGCGAAAAAATACATTATCCAGCCCGCGTTTAGGTGCGCATCCACAAAAATACTAA
- a CDS encoding ABC transporter ATP-binding protein, translating into MKTQVKAQKSSEKVILRLENVWKIYKMGAVEVPALRGISLDIKQGDFVAITGASGSGKSTLMNLMGCLDTPSRGHIYLKTQDISTLTESDLASFRGSTIGFVFQQYNLIPSMSAFENVLLPLEFLEYSDEDAARRAKDILHVVGLGDRMHHRPTELSGGQQQRVSVARSLAGNPEILLADEPSGALDSVTGKKIMELLCRLWIEEGKTIIMITHELALAKYARVIVELKDGQIIKITENESIGCNRLIKNEN; encoded by the coding sequence ATGAAAACGCAAGTGAAAGCACAAAAATCCTCAGAAAAGGTAATACTCCGCCTTGAAAATGTTTGGAAGATATACAAAATGGGGGCTGTGGAAGTCCCTGCTTTAAGAGGCATAAGCCTTGATATAAAGCAAGGTGATTTTGTAGCGATAACCGGTGCATCAGGCAGCGGCAAGTCGACACTGATGAATTTAATGGGATGCCTTGATACGCCGTCACGCGGGCACATATATCTAAAAACGCAGGATATCAGTACACTAACTGAGTCTGATTTGGCGTCTTTTAGGGGCAGTACAATCGGCTTTGTTTTTCAGCAATATAATCTGATACCGTCGATGTCCGCATTTGAAAATGTTTTGCTTCCATTAGAATTTTTAGAATACAGTGATGAGGATGCGGCGAGGCGGGCGAAAGATATTCTGCATGTTGTGGGCCTTGGCGATAGGATGCATCATCGCCCTACTGAACTTTCCGGAGGCCAGCAGCAAAGAGTATCTGTTGCAAGGAGCCTTGCAGGAAATCCAGAAATACTTCTTGCTGACGAGCCTTCCGGGGCTTTGGATAGCGTAACGGGCAAAAAAATCATGGAGCTTCTTTGCAGGCTTTGGATAGAAGAGGGAAAGACAATTATAATGATAACGCACGAGCTCGCACTTGCAAAATACGCGCGAGTGATTGTTGAGCTGAAAGACGGGCAGATAATAAAAATAACTGAAAACGAATCAATAGGCTGTAATAGGTTGATAAAAAATGAAAATTAA
- a CDS encoding winged helix-turn-helix transcriptional regulator, with product MNIKNNRTLLIISAVAIIMFLIVFFSNVFEVREYERAPRCKMNASDSFSMNFSMNDTFRNAGSRNSIPLSYRLLISPALLMIAAVLATYYFISRRLEEKLEKNMAIISKLIDKNNNSNNSLSKESALKESTGKMDNAAVLKFFNSNERKILEELIEKNGSVLQSEISRMNGMNKLRTHRTLKDLERKGIIKTESHGKTNRVIMADDIKEILLKK from the coding sequence ATGAACATCAAAAATAATCGAACACTGTTAATTATTTCCGCAGTAGCGATAATCATGTTTTTGATTGTTTTCTTTTCCAACGTATTTGAAGTTCGGGAATATGAACGAGCACCCAGATGCAAGATGAATGCATCGGATTCTTTTAGTATGAATTTTAGTATGAATGATACGTTCAGAAATGCGGGATCGCGCAATTCCATCCCTCTTTCTTACAGGTTGCTAATATCTCCCGCTCTATTAATGATTGCGGCAGTTTTAGCAACATATTATTTTATCTCGCGCCGCCTTGAGGAAAAGCTGGAAAAGAATATGGCTATTATATCCAAGCTTATTGATAAAAATAATAATTCAAATAATTCACTTTCGAAAGAAAGTGCTCTAAAAGAAAGTACGGGAAAAATGGATAATGCGGCAGTTTTGAAGTTCTTTAATTCAAACGAGCGCAAAATCCTCGAAGAGCTTATTGAAAAAAACGGCTCGGTTTTACAGTCGGAAATAAGCCGGATGAATGGAATGAACAAGTTAAGAACCCACAGAACATTGAAGGATCTTGAAAGAAAAGGCATAATAAAAACAGAAAGCCACGGCAAGACCAACCGAGTCATAATGGCAGACGATATCAAAGAAATCCTTCTAAAAAAATGA
- a CDS encoding PadR family transcriptional regulator encodes MIGLWNTSGKKKCGSILTIYVLQSLDKKPKSGYELLSEIREKTGGKWAPSKGTLYPILGQLQKQKLIEISKTGKRAKNIFRVTSAGKTSLSELGKKRKEWRENFLKFRNLFADILGEERAEVSSLIFEIKDAALRLSEEKKKEVAARALEKCLLELKNLEGKNL; translated from the coding sequence ATGATTGGCCTCTGGAACACATCCGGCAAAAAGAAATGCGGAAGCATTCTTACAATTTATGTTCTTCAATCTCTTGACAAAAAGCCAAAATCAGGATATGAATTGCTTTCTGAAATCCGGGAAAAAACCGGCGGCAAGTGGGCTCCAAGCAAAGGAACGCTATATCCAATACTTGGGCAGCTGCAAAAACAAAAGCTGATTGAAATAAGCAAAACCGGAAAGCGCGCAAAAAACATTTTCAGAGTTACTTCTGCGGGCAAAACGTCTCTGTCAGAACTCGGAAAGAAAAGAAAAGAATGGCGCGAAAATTTCCTCAAATTCAGAAATCTGTTCGCAGATATTTTAGGCGAGGAGCGCGCGGAAGTTTCAAGCCTAATTTTCGAAATAAAGGATGCTGCGCTCAGGCTCTCGGAAGAAAAGAAAAAAGAAGTTGCTGCCAGGGCGCTTGAAAAATGCCTGCTGGAATTAAAGAATCTGGAAGGGAAAAACTTATGA
- a CDS encoding ATP-binding cassette domain-containing protein: MIKGTIKENKEVYAIECKNLTKKFGNFTAVDSSNLKIKKGELFGFLVPNGAGKTTTIKILTGQIKPDSGAVKVLGADVLREPIKVRELAGIIPEQKTPSFFSQL; the protein is encoded by the coding sequence ATGATTAAGGGGACGATTAAAGAAAATAAGGAAGTGTATGCAATTGAATGCAAAAATCTCACCAAGAAGTTCGGCAATTTCACAGCAGTAGATTCATCAAACCTAAAAATCAAAAAAGGCGAGCTTTTCGGATTTCTTGTGCCCAACGGCGCGGGAAAAACAACGACAATAAAAATTCTGACAGGACAGATAAAGCCGGATTCCGGAGCAGTAAAAGTGCTTGGCGCAGATGTTCTTCGCGAGCCGATAAAGGTAAGGGAACTTGCCGGAATAATTCCGGAACAAAAAACCCCGAGCTTTTTTAGTCAATTGTAA
- a CDS encoding ABC transporter ATP-binding protein, with protein MDGAEGEDCTKVTALSGLNVTVNKGDFLIIMGPSGSGKSTAMNMVGCLDRPSKGQILLDGEDIAKMSESELAKVRGKKIGFVFQKFNLINSLSATENVALPLVFQGVPEDEREARAKMLLEMVNLGHRLNHRPSQMSGGEQQRVAIARALANDPEILLADEPTGNLDSKTGAQIMAMLRELHETEKKTIVLITHDITLKLDHEKVVYLKDGKNVAKL; from the coding sequence ATGGACGGCGCGGAAGGGGAGGACTGCACAAAGGTGACTGCGCTTAGCGGCCTTAATGTCACGGTGAACAAAGGCGACTTTCTGATAATTATGGGGCCTTCAGGCTCCGGAAAATCTACTGCAATGAATATGGTGGGCTGCCTTGACCGGCCAAGCAAAGGCCAGATTCTGCTTGACGGAGAGGATATCGCAAAAATGTCTGAAAGCGAGCTTGCAAAAGTGCGAGGCAAAAAAATCGGATTTGTCTTCCAGAAATTCAACCTTATCAACAGCTTGAGCGCGACAGAAAATGTAGCGCTTCCGCTTGTTTTTCAAGGCGTGCCGGAAGATGAAAGAGAGGCGCGCGCAAAAATGCTGCTTGAAATGGTAAATCTCGGCCACCGCCTAAATCATCGGCCGTCGCAGATGTCCGGAGGAGAGCAGCAGAGGGTTGCGATTGCAAGGGCGCTTGCAAACGATCCAGAGATACTCTTGGCTGATGAACCTACCGGAAACCTTGATTCAAAAACAGGCGCGCAAATCATGGCGATGCTGCGCGAGCTTCATGAAACAGAGAAAAAAACAATTGTCCTTATAACGCACGACATAACTTTAAAATTGGATCATGAAAAAGTGGTTTACCTCAAGGACGGAAAAAACGTCGCGAAATTATAA